TACTGCCAAGTTTTCTTGTATTGTTTTTTGAATATTCTCTATTGTTTGCATATGAAATTATACTATTTTTCTCCAAAAGCTTAAATATAAAGTATTTTTGTTACTATATCGAAAAACAAGTGATTAAAGATATAAAATGTTAGAGAACGTAAAAATGCCAGAAGGGATAAACAAAGATGTTATGGAGCATCTGATGTATCCTAAAAATTATGGAAAATTGGAAAACCCTACCTGCGTAGGCGTAGCTATGGATGAAAAAACCGGAGAGTATGTGATTTTTTACACACTGCTTGAAGGGGATGTTATAAAAGACGTAAAGTTTGCGACAAACGGATGTCAGGATACCGTAGTAGTAGGTTCAATGTATACTGATATGATAAAAGGCGAAACTACGGAGTATGCAAACAAAGCTTTGGGGCTTATAGCTAAAAAGCTGGGTTCTGACATGACAAGACAGCAGGAGATTTGTGCCGAGATGGTACTAAACGGTTTTGTCGCATCTATGATGAATCTTGAAAATATTCAAAATGGGAAAGATGAAGAGATGCATGTACTTAAGATGAAAGAATCATGCGAAGTGGAGGAAGAAAAACAATGAATAAAACATATCAGAAAAAACACGAGTTATGGCTACATATACTGTTTGCATCTTTTGCAATTAACGATGAAACAATAAAATCAAGACTATATGATTTTTCACAAATAGCATTTCGTCATATGAAATGGTTAGGCTCAGATTTACTTAATGACGGTGAAAATTATAACTACGATCGCAATATACTTCTAATGAAACAAGAAAGTGTTTTTGATGTTATAAATGCTTTAAAGTCTGAAGTTGAAACTATGCAAGACATATATCCTAACACGCCATTTGGTGAACGTGCAAAAACAGACGATGCCTACCTTTTAGAGTATCTTCTCCAAGTTTTAGAAAATGAACAAAACAACCAAGAAATTACCGCTTTTAATATGCAAAGAAAATGGCCCGAAGCAGAACTGGATGCAGCACAAACAGATGCGCTGACTCTATTTTTATTTGAAGAATCATACAAAGAGTATGAGCTTATTTTAGTATATGCGTATATGCAGGCCCGTACAGATAACACACTGCATTTTGACGTATTTCAAGATTTGATTGACGAATCACACTTTCATCTGAAATCTTTTGGAAACATGATGGCAAAACTCGGAATCCTGGCACTTCCTCGTGAACTTCACGAGATGACATATGTCGTAAAAGACTTGGAAAAATTCGTAAATGACGGTATAGCCGAAGAGGAAGCCGCAAAAGAGATGTGTAAAGAGTTAAGCGAGGCTATAAACGAGCCTAAACTTTCACGCTTTTTTGATTTTATAAACTATCAGGAATCTTACCACATAGAGTTGATGAAAAAACTACTCTAATCTTTTCTCGGCAAATTTTACTACATCTTGGTTTGTAAAAATTTGCCTAACTTTTTATCTGTTTTATCTATATGGTTTAGAAGCCAGTTAAGTAAAAAACTTATAAGTTCATCTTTACCTATCAAGTTTCCTGCTTTTAACGAGTCCCTGATCTCTACTACTTTGGTTGAAAAGTATCTATGTTGTTTCATATGCTCTTGATAATCTTCAGCAAATTCTTCCCTGTAGTGGTACTCATGCATCAACTCCTCTTCCTCTTCAAAATGGTAAAGAGCATAACTGAGCAAATCTTTGGTTATAGTTTGCAGATTTGTCAAAGAGTAATCGTTACTCAGTATATGATTCGCTTCGTTAAGGGTATTTACAAGAATATGATGTTGCTCATCTATCTCTTCTACTCCCGTTTCATATTCCTTACTCCACTTAATATTTTGAATTTCACTTGACATTTGTTAACCTCGTTTTTGACTATATTCTTGTTTTAATTTTTCAATTACCGTTATAAGGTCATTTTTTAAATTGGTAATTTTTCCAATGTACTCTTCTTGATTATCGTATCCGTTTTTTTCCAATAGATCTATTATAAGGTTCACCTCTTTGTGTATTTTTTTATGAATAGTTTTCAACTCGTTAAAACTTTCAAATTTTGAAAAATATTTTTTCCCGTTATTTTTAAGCCACTTTCCAAGTCTGCACGATTCGTGTGAAAGATGAGGGGCATCTTCGAGACTTTGTCTATTTATACTGTCTATTACCAACTGTATCCAGTACTTGTGATTACTCTGAGCAAGAAGCAGTTCAAAGTCACCTCTTCTTGGAAGGTTTTTTGATACTATTTTTAATCTTGGGTCTGGAATATAATTCTCAAGATATACAACCAAGTTATCAAAACTCATAGGTTTTGCTATGGTATACCCCTGAACACTGTCACAACCAAAGTCAAGCAGCATCAGTAACTGCTCAATACTCTCAGCTCCTTCTGCGACAACCTCTATCTGAAAAACTTTTGCGAGTGAAATAATAGCATTTACAATAGCCATATCTTCAGAGTTATGAAGCATATCAAATATGAAACTTTTATCTATCTTTATGCTGTTTATATTTAACTCTTTAAGGTGCGTCAGTGACGAATATCCCGTACCGAAATCATCCAGTGAAAAACTAATCCCCATTTTATTTAGTTCATATATTATGTCGTTTGTATGGTTTATACTCTCAAGTGCACTGTTTTCGGTAATCTCAAACTCTATATCGTTAAAGTAAGAGTGATCTATATTTACTTCAGATGCTATCTGCTTTATTTTCTCTACGAAGGTAGTTTGTTGGAACTTTTTGGGAGAGATATTTACAGAAAGAGACACGTCAAGATTTTTCTTTTTGAGTTTTTTAATAGCTAAAAAAGATTCGCGTATCACCCACTCATCAAACTTATAAATAAGTTCATCATTTTCTATCAAAGGTAAAAACTCATTCGGGCTAAGTATTCCAAGTATAGGGTGGTTCCATCTTGACAACACTTCCATACTGTTTATTTGTAGATTATGCGCACTCAATTTAGGTTGAAAATATAGTTCAAACTCTCCGTTGTCTATCGCTTTTTCTATTTTTCTTAAAGCTCTAAAGTTTGCCCTTACCTTCACATGTTCTTTTATATCAAAAAAATAAAATTGATTTTTACCGTTCTCTTTAGCTTTATACATGGCTTGGTCGGCATGCCTTATCAAAGTATCGTCATCCACATGATCTTCAGGATAGATTGACACACCTATACTTGCGGAAATTGTGTTTATGATTTTTTCCCGAAAGTTATATGGGGCTGAAACGACATGGAGCACTCTTAGTAGAACTTTTGCGGCATCTTCGGGAGTTGAAATGTCACCAAGTACTATTACGAATTCATCACCGCCTAATCTTGCAATAGTATCTTCTGGTCTGATTATGTTCTCTATTCTTCTTGACACCTCTATCAGGACATAATCACCAGCATCGTGACCTAAAGAATCGTTAACATCTTTAAATCCATCAAGATCCATCAAACAAATCGCAACTATATTTTTTTCTCTTTTTTGATTTGCTATCGCACGTCTTATCCTGTCCGTAATAAGAAGTCTGTTTGGAAGTTTTGTTAAAGGGTCATAATAAGCTATGTTTTTCAAATCATTAGTATTTTGTTCAACAGTATATCTTTGCATCTCTGAACTTATAAAACCAGAATATAATTTAATTATACTCTCTGCGAGATTTTTATCTTTTATAGGTTTTGTATCTATAACTACAAAGATGCCTATTGGTTCTTGGTCTTTATTCGTAATAACTATACCTGCGTAAGATTCTATATGCATAGTTTGTACAAGTCTGTCATCGGGAAAGTTTTTAGATACTTCATTAGGATATACTACATAGTCATAAATAATTACGTTATCGCAAGGAGTATTTTTAAGATTGTAATGAAAAGTTGTTATCGGTTTATCTTTTGCCCAACCCGAAACTACATTCATTCCAGTCGAAGATTCATCAAGTTTACCTACAAAGGAGTATTCAAAACCAAAGTTTTCAACTATATACCTACATATAGATTCATAATATTCTTCCCCTTTAAGCGGTGCAAAGGTCGTAGTTAATTTTGAAAGAGCTTTTAATAAAACTTTATCATTACAATCTTTACTCAAAGAATTTCCCTATTAATTTTGTTTTCCTCTACGTGCATTGTATCTTATAAAACTTTAGAGTAAATTTTTGAACCTACTATATTCTAAAATAACTTAGTTATAATTTCAAAATGAGTACAATCATCTATTCTATCCTTGGCATCTATATATTTATCATAATGGGTTATCTATCAAAGATGAGCTTTAAAGAAAAAATAGATGACAAAACCATTACAATATTAAACGTATATTTTTTACAGGTATTTTTAACTTTTTGGGGCTTGTTAGTCCGTCCCGTTGATATTACACTTTTGTATGCACCCTCTATTTATTTTGGAATTGTCATCGTAGTTATAACAATCTCCGCAATTCTTGCAAAGTTTTTGTTTGAAAATAAAAAAGAATACTCTATAGCCACAGTGGCTGCTATAATAGGAAATACGGGAAACCTAGGGATTCCGCTAAATATTGCAATTTTCGGTGAGGAGTCAATTCCTTATACGACTGTAGTAAACTTGGTAAATGTTTTTGTTGTTTACACTATGGGGGTTTATTATTATTCGCGAGGAAGTTATGATGTTAAGACATCTCTTTTAAACATAGTAAAACTTCCTATTTTATGGGCGGCAATCTTAGCTATAGTTTTAAGCGTAAATAACTATAAACCAAGTGAAGTGGTTATGAATACTCTTATGATGGGTGCTTATGCATCTATGACAATGCAACTGTTTTTATTCGGTATATATCTATACGGTACAAAAATAAAAGAGATAAGTAAAAAACTTGTTGTCTGGGTGCTTTCTTTTAAGTTTATAATCTTGCCTATCGTTACCTTTATAGTGCTTAGTTTTATAGAACTGGATGCCATGATAAAAGGGATAATCTTTATAGAACTTCTGATGCCTTTAGCTGTTGCAAATGTAAATTTGGCTTCTTTGTATGAGTGTAAACCGCGAGTAGTTACTGCACTTGTGTTTATATCTTCAATTGCATTTTTGGGAATTATCTTTATCGGAGTGGAGGCATTAAAATGGTTATAAAAAATATTGTTTTATTTTTTTCTCTGCTTTTATTTCTCGGATGCAGTGACAACTCTATATCAAGCGTTCATAACAAAAAGATTTTAGAAAAAGACATAGAATGTATGAGACTTTTGGTTTTTCCTCCGAATGAAAAAATAGAATCTACCTTAAAGTCATTATATGATTTTAAAAATGATTGTGATTTAGACTTTATAGTTTCATATAAAAACTCCATAACTTGTAACTCTAACCAAAACGTAGATAAAAAAGCTTACGGGATGCCAAGCGGATATTTAAGATATGAGATAAAATCGGGAAGAAAACTTTTTTACAGCTACTACATAGATTTAGACGAGGACATAACAAAACAGGATGTAGAGTCAGGTTTTGAGAGAGTAAAAAAAGCTTTACCTTTTAAATAATACTCTCTAGTTTATTTACACCGTCTTTAATAACTTCTACACTCTCGTGTGTATTTACAGAGAGCTTATCTACTTCCGATACTTTAGAGATTATATCTTTGGTTTTAGATGCATTTGTCGTATAACCCTGAACCGTTTCTTCTGCTACGTGAACTGCCTGCATTATAACTTCGCTTATTTCATCCACACTTGAAGATGCTTCTTTTGAGACCATAGACAAAGACTCTATATTGCTTGAACTTTTATTCATCTGATCACTGGTATCGCTTATAGATTGGCTAACTACATTTATGGTCGCATTTATCTCCGTAAGTGACTTTTGCGTACGTTCAGCCAGCTTTCTAACCTCATCTGCAACAACCGCAAATCCTCGACCGTGTTCACCCGCACGTGCAGCTTCAATAGCTGCATTTAAAGCAAGCAGGTTTGTCTGCTCGGCGATATCTTCTATAACGTTTATAACTTCTTTTACCTCTTTGGTATCTGATGAGACTCTGTTTAAATCATCTGCCAAAATATTTTGCGACATAGATGCCTCATGCAACTCTTTTACTATCTCCGATATCTCATCTCTAATTTTTATAAGTTCATTACTGACTTCTTGTATATTCTCTTTTGATTTACTAGCTTCACTTAAGCCTTCTGAGAGCAAAGATTCGAGTTCATTGCCTATTCCGACGATATGTCCAATCATATCTCTTTCGTTTCGTATATTTTGAGTTACGTGTTGATAATCCGAGTCTATTTGATGAATCACTTTTTCTATCTCTGCGGCATTCTCATCGTTTCTCTGTGCTTTTAAAAATATCTCTTGAAACCTGTTTACGTGTTTTGCAGCTTCACTGAGTTCTGAATTAAAATCGTTTTTTAAAACAACTTCATTTCCGTGTTCTAATCTGTCTAGTTGTTCTATGAGTGATTTTGTCATATCAACGCCGTTTGATTTTTCATCCAAATCGTGTATCAATATAACTACGGCAATTACATACTGAATAACTTGACCTATGATATTATCGGTAAAAAAAGTACCGTTGATTATGAGCAACACAATACCGACATAATGAACTAACCGCATACGAAAAAACAGAGATTTTATCATGAGGAATCCTTTTGACATAATATTAACTTATAAAATATAAATACTTTATTAACTTAATATTGAGTTATTTTTTGAGAAAAGATATAATTTCGCAATGAATAAAGACTTTAAACAACTCGCAATCATCGGTCCTACCGCATCTGGAAAAAGTGATTTAGCTATAAAAATTGCTAGCAAAATAGATGCATATATATTATCCATAGATTCACTAAGCATCTACAAAGAGATAGATATTGTCTCGGCAAAACCATCTAAAAAAGAATTGGAACAAGTAAAACATTTCGGTATAGATGAGATTTACCCAAACGAGTACTTTTCTGTCGATATATTTATAAACTTATATAAAAAAGTTCTAAAGAGATGCAAAAAAGATAATAAAAACCTAGTTATTGTAGGCGGTACGTCTTTTTATCTAAAGTCTTTACTGCAAGGTTTATCCCCTATTCCTGAACTTAGTCCGGATGCAAAGCTAAATATTGACAAAGCAATGCAAGACTTAGAAGGTGCCTACAGCTTTTTAAAGCTCAAAGATGAAGAGTATATGCAAAATATCTCTGCAAATGACAGATACAGAATAGAAAAAGCTCTTATCGTTTACGAGGGCTCAAAAATGAAACCTAGCGAGTGGTTTAAACAAAACCCGCCTAAGCCCGTAATAAAAAACTTAAGCATATTTAACATAGACGTATCCCGAGATGTACTTCGCAAAAGAATCCAAAAACGCACAAATAAAATGTTAGAGTCGGGTTTAATAGATGAAGTATGTTATTTGGAGCAAAAATATACACGTTCACCAAACTCTATGGGTGCTATAGGTATAGTTGAAGTCTTAGACTACCTCGATGGGAAAACAAGTAAAGAGGAGATGCTTGAGTTAATATCTACCCATACAGCACAACTTGCAAAACGCCAGCAGACATTTAACAAAAACCAGTTTGAGAACATAGTATCTGCTCCGCTTGAAGAGCTAGAAGAGATTATTTTAAAAGGTTTTAAATAATATGGCTATATTTGCTTTACAATCCCCTGCAGGCGGTTTTTTAGATGAGGATATGCAACATTTTAACAAAAAATTTGATGATTGGTGTGTACAGTTTGACAACCTTGAAGATGCAAATCTTATAGCTTCAACTCTGCAAAAGAGAGAAAGTGTAGAGATAGTCGAGATAACACCGCTTTCTTATCCGCAATACTTTTTCCCCACCCTTCAAGGTGATATTCATGCAACCAGACAAATAGATGATAAAATAATCTGTATCCTAGAACCCCATATGAGTTCCGGTTACAGACTTGCCGTGTGTGACCTTAAAACCAAAAAAGTCAGAATAACGCCTACAAGATACAAAAGTGTTTTAAGCGTTGAGGGTGCTTTTGCAAACTTTGAAGAAAGATCAAATATATAAACCGACTATAGATTATGAAACGTAGTTACCTGCCGTTTACATAGAACAACTAAAATTTTCATACATAGTTCAATTGAGAAGGAATGTAATGAAAAGAATTTTTTTCTTAAAGACTAGTACAGTCTTTGTTATATTGTTGGCTACAAATGTTGTTGAACCGCTTCTTGCAGTTGAAAATATACCTGAGATTACTCAGAACAAAGTAAAAAAATCATCGGTCATATATGCTGTTTCACAAAAGCTTGAAAACAAAGGACTTAATCCTGACGTAGCGCTAGAGAGAGCTTCAGCTATATTTGCTGAAAATATTGATACCACAATAATAAAACTACACCATCTACAAACACATCCTAAACTAGCTTTAAATACCGATGAAATGATTGAAGCACTTGCTAAACGTGCACTTTTTGAAAAGCCTGTAAACCTGGAGAGTTATGATTCTGTAACAGGATTTGTTCAAGATATTAAAGGGCATAACCTTACATCTAAAGAGCGTGATGCTATAAAAGAGATTGTCAAGCTAAATAGCAGTTTTGCTTAACTCTTCGTTTTTACAACTGTTATGCGAATCTTGTAATACTTCAAAAGGTAGTAAGCATACAAAAATTTCAAATGATTATGAAAGATGGTACTGATAAATGTACAATAAATCAGTCGAATTCAATCAAAAACCCACGGGTGGTTTTTTGATTAAAGAAGAAAACTGAAAGCCAAATGTGTAATTATAAGTTTGAAAATGAAGTTAGTAAAACAATTGTCTATCAATTTTATGATATAATACATCTATACATCACTACGTAAAGGAATATTTATGCATAGATTAAATTTAACAATAGATGAAGCACTATATGAGCAAGCTAGAGCAGTAAGTTTTATTGAAAAAAAATCAATTTCACAAATGATTAGAGAAAGTCTTAGTGAATACATTGCAAAAAATACAAAGACAAAACAACAAGCTGATTTAATCCTTGAGGCTGAAGATGAAAAAGAAATTTTATCAATATTAGCAAATGAAGATTTTACTTCAAATGAAGATTTTAAAAATAAATTTAACTTATGAAAATATCATATTCTAAAACATTTGAAAAGAAGTTTTCCAAATATGATAGAAAACTTCAAGAGAAAATATTTAATGCTATTCAAAATTTACCAGATGGAGATGTTAAAAGGTTAACAGGTAACGATATACCTCCAATTTATAGAATTAGAATCTCAAAATATAGAATACTTTTTCATATGAATGAAGAAGAGATAAAAATACTAAAAGTTGATAGTAGAGGTGATATTTACAAGTAGTGCATAAGGCTATTCAACAAGTTAAAATGACAGCTTTTAGCACTAAAATTACAATCTATTTTTTCTGTTTCTTTCTAAAGAGATGATACTGCTCATTTTCACAAATCTCTTCTATGTAGGACTCTGGACATTTTTTTACATTTGACCAGATGCCAGAAGGCAGTCTAACCTCCAAAGTGCCTTTTTCTCTAAACTTTATGATTTTTTTATGACTCAGTATTTTTTCAGAGGGAGAAAAATCCGCCTTAGATAAATCAACATCTTTTCTGTAGTAACAGGTTTGTTTTTTAAAATTTCCCCAGTTTGGGATTCCATCTTCGGTATATGCTACTTCATGTCCGTTTGAAAATCTAACCATTATGACATAGTGGGAGTCTTCATAACACTCAACTATCTTACCCTTACCGAAAATTAGTCCGTAAACTTTGTCGCCGACCTTTGCATCATCAAAATAAGCCATTTTTAATATCCATTATTTTTTTAGGATATTAACTCACAAAGGTTATGGAAAGGTTACAAAAACTATATTGTTAAATCTTTATAACAATCAGGTCTTCTGTCTCTTAAAAGTCCCCAGTATATACGCTGTTTTCTATTTTCTTCAAAATCATATTCAGCGTATATTATCTCCTCTTTATCACGGCTGGCTTGTGCTACTAAAGCACCAGTATAGTCAGTCATAAAAGATGAACCGTAAAATGTAAGTGCACAACTCTCACCTTCTTCAACCCCGATGCGGTTTGCCGCTACGACGGGAACGGTATTAGATGCGGCGTGTCCCATCTGCACACGTTGCCAATGATCTTTTGAATCTACATGAATCTCAGGCTCACTTCCGATAGCCGTTGGGTAAAAGATGATATCAGCACCCTTTAGTGCTAAAGCTCTTGCACTCTCACAGAACCACTGATCCCAGCAGATTCCTGCACCGATGCGACCGTACTTGGTCTGCCAAACTTTAAAGCCCGTATTACCAGGAGTAAAGTAAAACTTCTCTTCATATCCCGGACCGTCCGGTATGTGGGTTTTACGATAGTTATCGCCTATAGTTCCGTCTGCATCTATAACTACAAGGGAGTTATAGTACTGCACACCTAAATCTTTAAGTTCTTCTTTTTCAAAATAAGAAACCAATATCACAACATCAAGTTCATCAGCCAAGAGTGCAAAACGCTCTATTAGTTTATTATTTTGAAGTGGAGTCGCCCACTCAAAATATTTTTTATCTTTATCTTTGCAAAAGTATAAACCTTCAAACAGCTCAGGCAGTAAGATAATTTTAGCTCCATTATAAGCAGCTTGTCTTGTAAAAAACTCAGCTTTATCTACATTTTTATCTTTATTTTTACTCATTGCCATCTGAATAGCTGCTACTTTTACCATTACTTAACCTCTTGCAGTTACTTCTAGTAAATGAAAACCAAATTGTGTCTGTATAGGACCTTGAAGTTCACCTACATCACCGCCGCGAAATACTGCTTCATCAAATTCAGGAACCATTTGCCCCGGAGTAAATCTACCTAAATCTCCACCGTTTGCACCAGATGGGCATTGTGAATTTTTAGCAGCTACATCTGCAAAATCAGCTCCGTTTTGTATCTCTGTTTTTAGAGCATTACACTCATCTTCACTCGCTACTAGTATATGTCTTGCTTCTGCGTAAGCCATGTTTTTATCCCTTAATTTTATTTCATTATAAACTATTTTATGAAATCTAATTCTACAAAAAATTAATTAAAATTAAGTATAATAGCACCAAAGAAAGGCGATAATGAGTATATTTAAAGCACAGGTTTACGAGATTAAAAACGTAGATGCACTTCACATTGTAAAGTTTTCCTATGCAGACACTACTCTTTCTATGATGAGTTTAGAACTTGACTCAAACATAAAAGTAGGTACAAACGTACATCTTTACGCAAAAACAAACAATATAGCTTTAGCAAAAAATCTTACAGGGGATTTAAGTTACTCCAACCAAATCAAAGCGAAAATAAACTCGATTCAAAACGGCGAACTTCTAAGTAAAGTAATACTTCAAGGCGACATAGGAACTTTTGAATCGGTAATAACAAAAGACTCTGCATCCAGAATGGCTTTAGA
The genomic region above belongs to Sulfurimonas lithotrophica and contains:
- the aguB gene encoding N-carbamoylputrescine amidase encodes the protein MVKVAAIQMAMSKNKDKNVDKAEFFTRQAAYNGAKIILLPELFEGLYFCKDKDKKYFEWATPLQNNKLIERFALLADELDVVILVSYFEKEELKDLGVQYYNSLVVIDADGTIGDNYRKTHIPDGPGYEEKFYFTPGNTGFKVWQTKYGRIGAGICWDQWFCESARALALKGADIIFYPTAIGSEPEIHVDSKDHWQRVQMGHAASNTVPVVAANRIGVEEGESCALTFYGSSFMTDYTGALVAQASRDKEEIIYAEYDFEENRKQRIYWGLLRDRRPDCYKDLTI
- a CDS encoding iron-binding protein, translated to MNKTYQKKHELWLHILFASFAINDETIKSRLYDFSQIAFRHMKWLGSDLLNDGENYNYDRNILLMKQESVFDVINALKSEVETMQDIYPNTPFGERAKTDDAYLLEYLLQVLENEQNNQEITAFNMQRKWPEAELDAAQTDALTLFLFEESYKEYELILVYAYMQARTDNTLHFDVFQDLIDESHFHLKSFGNMMAKLGILALPRELHEMTYVVKDLEKFVNDGIAEEEAAKEMCKELSEAINEPKLSRFFDFINYQESYHIELMKKLL
- a CDS encoding peptidylprolyl isomerase — translated: MAYAEARHILVASEDECNALKTEIQNGADFADVAAKNSQCPSGANGGDLGRFTPGQMVPEFDEAVFRGGDVGELQGPIQTQFGFHLLEVTARG
- a CDS encoding type II toxin-antitoxin system RelE family toxin, which produces MKISYSKTFEKKFSKYDRKLQEKIFNAIQNLPDGDVKRLTGNDIPPIYRIRISKYRILFHMNEEEIKILKVDSRGDIYK
- a CDS encoding type II toxin-antitoxin system CcdA family antitoxin, translated to MHRLNLTIDEALYEQARAVSFIEKKSISQMIRESLSEYIAKNTKTKQQADLILEAEDEKEILSILANEDFTSNEDFKNKFNL
- a CDS encoding methyl-accepting chemotaxis protein, with product MIKSLFFRMRLVHYVGIVLLIINGTFFTDNIIGQVIQYVIAVVILIHDLDEKSNGVDMTKSLIEQLDRLEHGNEVVLKNDFNSELSEAAKHVNRFQEIFLKAQRNDENAAEIEKVIHQIDSDYQHVTQNIRNERDMIGHIVGIGNELESLLSEGLSEASKSKENIQEVSNELIKIRDEISEIVKELHEASMSQNILADDLNRVSSDTKEVKEVINVIEDIAEQTNLLALNAAIEAARAGEHGRGFAVVADEVRKLAERTQKSLTEINATINVVSQSISDTSDQMNKSSSNIESLSMVSKEASSSVDEISEVIMQAVHVAEETVQGYTTNASKTKDIISKVSEVDKLSVNTHESVEVIKDGVNKLESII
- a CDS encoding TOBE domain-containing protein; its protein translation is MSIFKAQVYEIKNVDALHIVKFSYADTTLSMMSLELDSNIKVGTNVHLYAKTNNIALAKNLTGDLSYSNQIKAKINSIQNGELLSKVILQGDIGTFESVITKDSASRMALEAGDEIVALIKASELSISEVLDD
- the miaA gene encoding tRNA (adenosine(37)-N6)-dimethylallyltransferase MiaA; this encodes MNKDFKQLAIIGPTASGKSDLAIKIASKIDAYILSIDSLSIYKEIDIVSAKPSKKELEQVKHFGIDEIYPNEYFSVDIFINLYKKVLKRCKKDNKNLVIVGGTSFYLKSLLQGLSPIPELSPDAKLNIDKAMQDLEGAYSFLKLKDEEYMQNISANDRYRIEKALIVYEGSKMKPSEWFKQNPPKPVIKNLSIFNIDVSRDVLRKRIQKRTNKMLESGLIDEVCYLEQKYTRSPNSMGAIGIVEVLDYLDGKTSKEEMLELISTHTAQLAKRQQTFNKNQFENIVSAPLEELEEIILKGFK
- a CDS encoding AEC family transporter, which produces MSTIIYSILGIYIFIIMGYLSKMSFKEKIDDKTITILNVYFLQVFLTFWGLLVRPVDITLLYAPSIYFGIVIVVITISAILAKFLFENKKEYSIATVAAIIGNTGNLGIPLNIAIFGEESIPYTTVVNLVNVFVVYTMGVYYYSRGSYDVKTSLLNIVKLPILWAAILAIVLSVNNYKPSEVVMNTLMMGAYASMTMQLFLFGIYLYGTKIKEISKKLVVWVLSFKFIILPIVTFIVLSFIELDAMIKGIIFIELLMPLAVANVNLASLYECKPRVVTALVFISSIAFLGIIFIGVEALKWL
- a CDS encoding bacteriohemerythrin; this encodes MSSEIQNIKWSKEYETGVEEIDEQHHILVNTLNEANHILSNDYSLTNLQTITKDLLSYALYHFEEEEELMHEYHYREEFAEDYQEHMKQHRYFSTKVVEIRDSLKAGNLIGKDELISFLLNWLLNHIDKTDKKLGKFLQTKM
- a CDS encoding EAL domain-containing protein; translated protein: MSKDCNDKVLLKALSKLTTTFAPLKGEEYYESICRYIVENFGFEYSFVGKLDESSTGMNVVSGWAKDKPITTFHYNLKNTPCDNVIIYDYVVYPNEVSKNFPDDRLVQTMHIESYAGIVITNKDQEPIGIFVVIDTKPIKDKNLAESIIKLYSGFISSEMQRYTVEQNTNDLKNIAYYDPLTKLPNRLLITDRIRRAIANQKREKNIVAICLMDLDGFKDVNDSLGHDAGDYVLIEVSRRIENIIRPEDTIARLGGDEFVIVLGDISTPEDAAKVLLRVLHVVSAPYNFREKIINTISASIGVSIYPEDHVDDDTLIRHADQAMYKAKENGKNQFYFFDIKEHVKVRANFRALRKIEKAIDNGEFELYFQPKLSAHNLQINSMEVLSRWNHPILGILSPNEFLPLIENDELIYKFDEWVIRESFLAIKKLKKKNLDVSLSVNISPKKFQQTTFVEKIKQIASEVNIDHSYFNDIEFEITENSALESINHTNDIIYELNKMGISFSLDDFGTGYSSLTHLKELNINSIKIDKSFIFDMLHNSEDMAIVNAIISLAKVFQIEVVAEGAESIEQLLMLLDFGCDSVQGYTIAKPMSFDNLVVYLENYIPDPRLKIVSKNLPRRGDFELLLAQSNHKYWIQLVIDSINRQSLEDAPHLSHESCRLGKWLKNNGKKYFSKFESFNELKTIHKKIHKEVNLIIDLLEKNGYDNQEEYIGKITNLKNDLITVIEKLKQEYSQKRG
- a CDS encoding iron-sulfur cluster assembly scaffold protein; translated protein: MLENVKMPEGINKDVMEHLMYPKNYGKLENPTCVGVAMDEKTGEYVIFYTLLEGDVIKDVKFATNGCQDTVVVGSMYTDMIKGETTEYANKALGLIAKKLGSDMTRQQEICAEMVLNGFVASMMNLENIQNGKDEEMHVLKMKESCEVEEEKQ